One Myxococcus stipitatus DNA segment encodes these proteins:
- a CDS encoding CHAT domain-containing protein encodes MNELCGRLESFIDGELEPVDAENFRHHLTQCHACETRMKELLALELLADDALHAPPEPVIAAPPPSRLPRRKRWLMVVPLALAAGLAAWVLVTRPTSSSEASELWLGQSPGRTLEARLTHPGADRHRPYEVMRSGGGKVPGLSLRELAKLEEAGDHRGIAAAYLLRGDTTQAGAFLDKMPASPDQDSDRAALALERGAPEEALALADKALGARPGHPQALWNRALALKTLGLSLQAAEAFDQAAALKEPGWSEEAARRADELRRREEEQRKGWKGLKEDCDRMVGGDGLLSPRQVDTWPGMSRLCLYDALRAAPSAERVMALRPLALQLDRIDGGTHLEDAVQRVARADFTTRAPLAQAYLRLTRGALKPPDRQLLLTKLRDARQEDILLGALLFTPDAGQDAATYRELALATRDPWFAMLAEERGARGELQHGQPYRARERLTAAVKSLCGPERAFNYRCVDLQRNLALVEFQLHLPIEARAHALAAMERARAGNEWFKELQLIHELGMVARAHADLSLTRAYLEEALSRTPERCQDREPAYTNLALAHYLAFDFAGAREQLDRAARCDQPPSLARAFVMADLAHTEARRDDDAALLMRGLEAKRASPSLAAGEGPLLRHIEGRFVVEQDRERGQALLRQAIAEAAPLVGADVNARKARVYSYTSLIMDAAKHGEHERALALFAEEQGLPVPERCTLGVTVDDERTALVARDAGGHLLGHYASDRRRTLTSVEGLVPARFEDALRGCPRVDVLARPPVLGQAGLLSPDLAWTYRVSSRPVPETPRPERRLVVADVSAPPSLRLPALRPWRSADADGPDVATLRGAAATPTHVLEAMREATEVQIHAHGVIDPSVADGSLLVLSPEEDGTYALTATDLQGQRLAGRPVVVLAACHAAHSARYFHETFGLPLAFVDAGARAVLAATQEIPDAEASEFFEPVLARIRAGVPAAIVLRDARQDWLRRPGGTWVAQVLLFE; translated from the coding sequence ATGAACGAGCTGTGCGGCAGACTGGAGTCCTTCATCGATGGCGAGCTGGAGCCGGTGGACGCGGAGAACTTCCGCCACCACCTGACCCAGTGCCACGCGTGCGAGACACGCATGAAGGAGCTGCTCGCCCTGGAGTTGCTCGCCGACGACGCGCTCCATGCCCCCCCGGAGCCCGTCATCGCGGCGCCGCCCCCCTCGCGCCTCCCGCGCCGCAAGCGGTGGTTGATGGTAGTGCCGCTGGCGCTCGCCGCGGGCCTGGCGGCATGGGTCCTCGTGACGCGGCCGACGTCCTCGTCGGAGGCCTCCGAGCTGTGGCTGGGGCAGTCGCCGGGGCGCACCCTGGAGGCCCGCCTGACGCACCCGGGCGCCGACCGGCATCGTCCCTACGAGGTCATGCGAAGCGGGGGCGGCAAGGTCCCGGGCCTGTCGTTGCGCGAGCTGGCGAAGCTGGAGGAAGCGGGCGACCACCGGGGGATCGCCGCCGCGTACCTGCTGCGCGGCGACACGACCCAGGCCGGCGCGTTCCTGGACAAGATGCCCGCGTCGCCAGACCAGGACTCGGACCGGGCCGCGCTCGCGCTCGAACGGGGCGCCCCGGAGGAGGCCCTGGCGTTGGCGGACAAGGCGCTCGGGGCGCGTCCCGGCCATCCCCAGGCGCTGTGGAACCGGGCCCTGGCCCTCAAGACGCTGGGCCTCTCGCTCCAGGCCGCGGAGGCCTTCGACCAGGCGGCGGCGCTGAAGGAGCCCGGCTGGTCCGAGGAGGCCGCGCGGCGCGCCGACGAGCTGCGGCGGCGGGAGGAGGAGCAGCGCAAGGGCTGGAAGGGGCTGAAGGAGGACTGCGACCGGATGGTGGGCGGCGACGGGCTGCTGTCGCCCCGGCAGGTGGACACCTGGCCGGGCATGTCGCGCCTGTGCCTCTATGACGCCTTGCGCGCGGCGCCCTCCGCCGAGCGCGTGATGGCGCTGCGGCCGCTCGCGCTCCAGTTGGACCGCATCGACGGAGGCACCCACCTGGAGGACGCCGTCCAGCGCGTTGCCCGCGCGGACTTCACCACGCGAGCGCCGCTGGCGCAGGCCTACCTCCGCCTCACGCGCGGCGCCTTGAAACCTCCGGACCGTCAGCTCCTGCTCACGAAGCTCCGCGACGCCCGGCAAGAGGACATCCTGCTGGGCGCGCTGCTTTTCACCCCCGACGCGGGCCAGGACGCGGCCACGTACCGCGAGCTGGCGCTGGCCACCCGGGACCCGTGGTTCGCCATGCTGGCCGAGGAGCGCGGGGCCCGGGGAGAGCTCCAGCACGGTCAGCCCTACCGCGCCCGGGAGCGCCTGACGGCGGCGGTCAAGAGCCTCTGCGGCCCGGAGCGCGCCTTCAACTACCGCTGCGTGGATCTGCAACGGAACCTGGCGCTGGTGGAGTTCCAGCTGCATCTGCCCATCGAGGCGCGGGCGCACGCGCTGGCGGCGATGGAGCGGGCTCGCGCGGGCAACGAGTGGTTCAAGGAGCTGCAGCTCATCCACGAGCTGGGCATGGTGGCCCGCGCCCACGCGGACCTGTCGTTGACCCGCGCCTACCTGGAGGAGGCCCTGTCGCGCACGCCCGAGCGCTGCCAGGACCGCGAGCCGGCGTACACGAACCTCGCGCTCGCGCATTACCTCGCCTTCGACTTCGCGGGCGCCCGGGAGCAGCTGGACCGCGCCGCGCGCTGCGACCAGCCCCCGTCCCTAGCACGCGCGTTCGTCATGGCGGACCTGGCCCACACCGAGGCCCGCCGCGACGACGACGCGGCGCTGCTGATGCGCGGCCTGGAGGCGAAGCGCGCCTCCCCTTCCCTCGCGGCCGGGGAAGGGCCCCTGCTGCGCCACATCGAGGGGCGCTTCGTCGTCGAACAGGACCGGGAACGCGGGCAGGCCCTGTTGCGACAAGCCATCGCCGAGGCGGCCCCGCTGGTCGGCGCGGACGTCAACGCCCGCAAGGCGCGCGTCTACAGCTACACCTCGCTCATCATGGACGCCGCGAAGCATGGCGAGCACGAGCGCGCGCTCGCGCTGTTCGCCGAGGAGCAGGGCCTGCCTGTCCCCGAGCGGTGCACGCTGGGCGTCACCGTGGACGACGAGCGTACGGCCCTGGTCGCCCGGGACGCGGGTGGACACCTGCTGGGGCACTACGCGTCGGACCGTCGGCGGACGCTCACGAGCGTGGAGGGGCTGGTCCCCGCCCGCTTCGAGGACGCGCTGCGGGGCTGTCCCCGCGTCGACGTGCTGGCCCGCCCTCCCGTCCTGGGGCAGGCCGGGCTGCTGTCACCGGACCTCGCCTGGACGTACCGGGTGAGCTCCCGGCCGGTCCCCGAGACGCCGCGACCGGAACGCCGGCTGGTGGTCGCCGACGTGAGCGCCCCGCCCTCGCTGCGGCTCCCGGCGCTGCGCCCCTGGCGAAGCGCGGACGCGGACGGTCCCGACGTCGCCACGCTGAGGGGCGCGGCGGCCACACCCACGCACGTCCTGGAGGCGATGCGCGAGGCGACGGAGGTGCAGATCCACGCCCATGGCGTCATCGACCCGAGCGTGGCGGACGGCTCGCTGCTGGTGCTCTCCCCCGAGGAGGACGGGACGTATGCGCTGACGGCCACCGACCTGCAGGGGCAGCGGCTCGCGGGCCGCCCCGTGGTGGTGCTGGCCGCCTGCCACGCGGCCCACAGCGCGCGCTACTTCCACGAGACGTTCGGCCTGCCCCTGGCCTTCGTCGACGCGGGCGCGCGCGCGGTCCTCGCCGCCACCCAAGAGATTCCCGACGCGGAGGCCTCCGAGTTCTTCGAGCCCGTGCTGGCCCGCATCCGCGCGGGAGTGCCCGCGGCCATCGTCCTGCGCGACGCGCGTCAGGACTGGCTGCGTCGCCCCGGCGGCACCTGGGTCGCCCAGGTGCTGCTCTTCGAGTAG
- a CDS encoding RNA polymerase sigma factor: MGARILATMDDGLHRQFEAFARARRPGLLRLARRLCAGGGVDPEDLVQETLERAFRHFDRLVTENAGAVSVWLSTTLSNRFLDHCRRRRTEVLGVPALRVVQPQEVPGEPAPLEQWTRVSREELLNAVDQLEPAHLREAYRLHVAGLRYRAIARQLDAPEGTVGRWLSEARQALRGLLRASDAASSEDRARP; encoded by the coding sequence ATGGGTGCGAGGATTCTCGCCACGATGGACGACGGGCTGCACCGCCAGTTCGAGGCATTCGCGCGCGCGCGCCGACCGGGCCTGTTGAGGCTCGCCCGTCGGCTGTGCGCGGGTGGCGGCGTGGACCCGGAGGACCTGGTGCAGGAGACGCTCGAGCGGGCGTTCCGTCACTTCGACCGGCTGGTGACGGAGAACGCGGGCGCGGTGAGCGTGTGGCTGAGCACGACCTTGAGCAACCGCTTCCTGGACCACTGCCGGCGGCGGCGCACGGAGGTGCTGGGGGTGCCCGCGTTGCGCGTGGTGCAGCCGCAGGAGGTGCCCGGGGAGCCGGCGCCCCTGGAGCAGTGGACCCGGGTGAGCCGGGAGGAGCTCCTGAACGCCGTCGACCAGCTCGAGCCCGCGCACCTGAGAGAGGCGTACCGGCTGCACGTGGCCGGGCTGCGATATCGGGCCATCGCGCGGCAGCTCGACGCGCCCGAGGGGACGGTGGGGCGGTGGTTGAGCGAGGCGCGGCAGGCCCTGCGGGGGCTGCTGCGCGCCTCCGACGCCGCCTCGAGTGAAGACAGGGCCAGACCATGA
- a CDS encoding alanyl-tRNA editing protein, whose amino-acid sequence MSTERLYFDDPFLLRFSARVVGHGAWDGAPSVVLDRTAFYPEAGGQMADHGVLGGLPVRDVQVDDAGVVHHLLALPEGGGLPAPGATLEGEVDRARRRAHMALHTGQHMLSRALLDVAGAATVSSRLGATCTIDTDQDALDEARVARAEALVNAIIDDDIAIRAFFPTPEELAALPLRRAPKVTDHIRVIQMGDFDVSPCGGTHCTRSAQVGLLRVLGVERYKGKGRVLFSAGPRARGELWDEAGTLRAMGRDFTCGVSEVPTVVEKLRRELTEARESLGAARAKLAEHAAQELARTLDASPDKHLVAVLDGAGPEQLRAVAARLTSQPQAVVFLAGRLPDGMPVLIARGAGSGFGCGAFLKKAAEAAGGRGGGRPEHAEGRLPAGSDWPALVASLRA is encoded by the coding sequence ATGTCCACCGAGCGCCTCTACTTCGACGACCCGTTCCTCCTCCGCTTCTCCGCGCGCGTCGTGGGCCACGGCGCGTGGGACGGCGCGCCGTCGGTGGTGCTGGACCGCACGGCCTTCTATCCGGAGGCGGGCGGGCAGATGGCGGACCACGGCGTGCTCGGCGGACTGCCCGTGCGCGACGTGCAGGTGGATGACGCCGGCGTCGTGCACCACCTGCTCGCGCTCCCGGAGGGCGGGGGGCTGCCCGCCCCGGGCGCCACGTTGGAGGGCGAGGTGGACCGGGCCCGCCGCCGCGCCCACATGGCGCTGCACACCGGCCAGCACATGCTCTCCCGCGCGCTGCTCGACGTGGCGGGCGCGGCCACGGTGTCCTCGCGCCTGGGCGCCACCTGCACCATCGACACGGACCAGGACGCGCTGGACGAGGCCCGGGTGGCGCGCGCCGAGGCGCTGGTGAACGCCATCATCGACGACGACATCGCCATCCGAGCCTTCTTCCCCACGCCCGAGGAGCTGGCCGCCCTGCCGCTGCGCCGCGCGCCCAAGGTGACCGACCACATCCGTGTCATCCAGATGGGCGACTTCGACGTCTCGCCCTGCGGCGGCACGCACTGCACCCGCTCCGCGCAGGTGGGGCTGCTGCGGGTGCTGGGCGTGGAGCGCTACAAGGGCAAGGGCCGCGTCCTCTTCTCCGCCGGGCCTCGCGCCCGCGGGGAGCTGTGGGACGAGGCCGGCACGCTGCGCGCCATGGGCCGGGACTTCACCTGCGGCGTCTCGGAGGTGCCCACCGTGGTGGAGAAGCTGCGCCGGGAGTTGACGGAGGCGCGCGAGTCGCTGGGCGCCGCCCGCGCGAAGCTGGCCGAGCACGCCGCCCAGGAGCTGGCGCGGACCCTGGACGCCTCACCGGACAAGCACCTGGTCGCGGTGCTGGACGGCGCGGGCCCCGAACAGCTGCGCGCGGTGGCCGCTCGCCTCACGTCCCAACCCCAGGCCGTGGTGTTCCTCGCCGGCCGGCTGCCGGACGGGATGCCGGTGCTCATCGCCCGCGGCGCTGGCTCCGGCTTCGGGTGTGGGGCCTTCCTCAAGAAGGCCGCGGAGGCGGCGGGCGGACGGGGCGGAGGCCGCCCGGAGCACGCCGAGGGCCGGCTCCCCGCCGGGAGCGACTGGCCCGCGCTCGTCGCGTCCCTGCGGGCCTGA
- a CDS encoding DsbA family protein, whose amino-acid sequence MHPSRPATLAAGLLWLVSIPSLAAEPTEDPKCPKPVERALIAATPRAEAPATGPADARVTVEVWSDFQCPFCARGADLLARLRERYGDQLRVVFRHQPLPAHRDARLAAAASMAAHEQGRFWEMHDRLFQEGAGLDRAALEAHARALGLDLPRFRRALDTGAWDAYVEADVVEAQRRGVVGTPAFFVNGQGVLGAQPLETFTRLIDAELRR is encoded by the coding sequence ATGCATCCCTCACGCCCCGCCACCCTGGCGGCGGGCCTGCTGTGGCTCGTGTCCATTCCCTCCCTCGCCGCGGAGCCCACCGAAGACCCGAAGTGCCCCAAGCCCGTCGAGCGCGCGCTCATCGCGGCCACGCCGCGCGCGGAGGCGCCCGCGACGGGGCCCGCCGACGCCCGCGTGACGGTGGAGGTGTGGTCGGACTTCCAGTGCCCGTTCTGCGCGCGGGGCGCGGACCTCCTGGCGCGGCTGCGCGAGCGGTATGGCGACCAGCTGCGCGTCGTCTTCCGCCACCAGCCGCTGCCAGCGCACCGGGACGCGCGCCTGGCCGCCGCCGCGTCCATGGCCGCCCACGAGCAGGGCCGCTTCTGGGAGATGCACGACCGGCTCTTCCAGGAGGGGGCCGGGCTGGACCGCGCCGCGCTGGAGGCGCACGCGCGGGCGCTGGGGCTGGACCTGCCGCGCTTCCGTCGCGCGCTCGACACGGGCGCCTGGGACGCCTACGTGGAGGCGGACGTGGTGGAGGCCCAGCGGCGCGGCGTGGTGGGCACGCCCGCGTTCTTCGTCAACGGCCAGGGGGTCCTGGGCGCTCAGCCCCTGGAGACCTTCACCCGGCTCATCGACGCGGAGCTGAGGCGCTGA
- a CDS encoding cytochrome P450, translating into MSSSAPTFVSRFEPQYVEDPYPLYARLREQAPVQYSPELQLWVVSRYEDVKAAVSNPEDFRSANAFRNPVPPAPEVVAALAEGYPQVPALVDDDPPNHTRMRAIVGKALAPHRLSAMETHVRALARQLIDAFSGDGHADLVEQLCFPLPARVIGAILGLPDSDLPRLKRWTEDLSTLSAGNAPVPRQVECARGLVSVQKYLAGHIADRRREPRDDLISALIEARYEDTPPLSDVELISLLSMLHFAGHETTANLLGNLLVWHLREPGRLAALRDDPGQLPRAIEETLRLDAPVQGMMRTTARAVTLGGVEIPEGARVLVLFASANRDAAVFHAPDQGHPRRSDLGKHLGFGMGIHYCIGAPLARLEVRVAMELVLEKLPGLRLAPDSPILYLPNFLHRGPRRLRVEWDPA; encoded by the coding sequence GTGTCCTCCTCCGCCCCCACCTTCGTCAGCCGCTTCGAGCCGCAGTACGTGGAGGACCCCTACCCGCTCTATGCCCGACTGCGCGAACAGGCCCCGGTCCAGTACAGCCCGGAGCTCCAGCTCTGGGTCGTGTCGCGCTACGAGGACGTGAAGGCGGCGGTGAGCAACCCGGAGGACTTCCGCTCCGCCAACGCCTTCCGCAACCCCGTGCCGCCCGCGCCGGAGGTGGTCGCCGCGCTGGCGGAGGGCTACCCGCAGGTCCCCGCGCTGGTGGATGACGACCCGCCCAACCACACGCGCATGCGCGCCATCGTCGGCAAGGCGCTCGCCCCGCACCGGCTGTCGGCGATGGAGACGCACGTGCGCGCCCTCGCCCGGCAGCTCATCGACGCGTTCAGTGGCGACGGCCACGCGGACCTGGTGGAGCAGCTGTGCTTCCCGCTGCCCGCCCGCGTCATCGGCGCCATCCTCGGGCTGCCGGATTCGGACCTGCCCCGGTTGAAGCGGTGGACCGAGGACCTGTCGACGCTGTCCGCCGGCAACGCGCCGGTGCCGCGCCAGGTGGAGTGCGCGCGGGGACTGGTCTCCGTCCAGAAGTACCTCGCCGGGCACATCGCGGACCGGCGGCGCGAGCCCAGGGACGACCTCATCAGCGCGCTCATCGAGGCCCGGTACGAGGACACCCCGCCGCTCAGCGACGTGGAGCTCATCAGCCTGCTGTCCATGCTGCACTTCGCCGGGCACGAGACGACGGCGAACCTGCTGGGCAACCTGCTCGTGTGGCACCTGCGCGAGCCGGGGCGGCTGGCGGCGCTGCGGGACGACCCGGGTCAGCTTCCCCGCGCCATCGAGGAGACGCTGCGCCTGGACGCGCCCGTGCAGGGGATGATGCGCACCACGGCGCGCGCGGTGACGCTCGGGGGCGTGGAGATTCCCGAGGGCGCCCGCGTGCTCGTGCTCTTCGCCTCCGCCAACCGGGACGCGGCCGTGTTCCACGCGCCGGACCAGGGCCATCCGCGCCGCTCGGACCTGGGCAAGCACCTGGGGTTCGGCATGGGCATCCACTACTGCATCGGCGCGCCCCTGGCCCGCCTGGAGGTGCGGGTCGCCATGGAGCTGGTGCTGGAGAAGCTGCCCGGCCTGAGGCTGGCGCCGGACAGCCCCATCCTCTACCTGCCCAACTTCCTGCACCGGGGCCCGCGCCGCCTGCGCGTCGAGTGGGACCCGGCCTGA
- a CDS encoding sensor histidine kinase: MDARQDAGWVNSRLKRFTLLACILIHGLLVSALWGRWKTIVVLTVGFVLVTVINVVLARDFFSRHSRVIEATRFMLNMAATVFYGVVSDWELPMWLYLPLNALWADRFVDPGARARLVLMLALVAGTSLVDGCPPEVPACFVLLSLLTYFISEGRVVLTHHAMQELARQHEQLAQAHAQLDLAHQRAREQERLTSLGMLAAGVAHEINNPMSYVKSNVNALLLDLRACKELPPELREYVDDVLPATADGIRRVVAIVADLRRFARGDPGAMEEYDLNEEIAVALRITRGQLKPRCDVEMTLGELPRMLGRPGQMAQVVVNLLMNAVHAMPDGGRIFLSTRMDGDEAVLSVRDCGVGMTPEVRARLFQPFFTTKRSGEGTGMGLAVVHGIVTSHKGRIAVESSPQGGTTFTIHLPRIPPLDLRLPDSPDGVLPPLPPRSRPDAA; this comes from the coding sequence ATGGACGCGAGGCAGGACGCGGGCTGGGTGAACAGCCGGCTCAAGCGCTTCACCCTCCTGGCGTGCATCCTCATCCATGGGTTGCTCGTCTCCGCGCTCTGGGGGAGATGGAAGACCATCGTCGTGCTGACGGTGGGCTTCGTCCTGGTGACGGTGATCAACGTGGTGCTCGCGCGGGACTTCTTCTCCCGCCACTCGCGCGTCATCGAGGCGACGCGCTTCATGCTGAACATGGCGGCCACCGTCTTCTACGGCGTGGTGAGCGACTGGGAGCTGCCCATGTGGCTGTACCTGCCGCTCAACGCGCTGTGGGCGGACCGCTTCGTGGACCCGGGCGCGCGTGCGCGCCTGGTGCTGATGCTCGCGCTGGTGGCGGGGACATCCCTGGTGGACGGGTGCCCTCCGGAGGTCCCCGCCTGCTTCGTGCTGCTGTCGCTGCTCACGTACTTCATCTCCGAGGGCCGCGTGGTGCTCACCCACCACGCCATGCAGGAGCTGGCGCGCCAGCACGAGCAGCTCGCGCAGGCGCACGCGCAGCTGGACCTGGCCCACCAGCGCGCGCGGGAGCAGGAGCGCCTGACCAGCCTGGGCATGCTGGCGGCGGGCGTGGCGCACGAAATCAACAACCCGATGAGCTACGTGAAGAGCAACGTCAACGCGCTGCTGCTCGACCTGCGCGCGTGCAAGGAGCTGCCGCCGGAGCTGCGCGAGTACGTGGACGACGTGCTGCCGGCCACCGCGGACGGCATCCGCCGCGTCGTCGCCATCGTCGCGGACCTGCGGCGCTTCGCGCGCGGGGACCCGGGCGCGATGGAGGAGTACGACCTCAACGAGGAGATCGCCGTCGCGCTGCGCATCACCCGAGGCCAGCTCAAGCCCCGCTGCGACGTGGAGATGACGCTGGGCGAGCTGCCCCGCATGCTGGGCCGCCCGGGGCAGATGGCGCAGGTGGTGGTGAACCTGTTGATGAACGCGGTGCACGCCATGCCGGACGGCGGGCGCATCTTCCTGTCCACCCGCATGGACGGGGACGAAGCGGTGCTGAGCGTGCGCGACTGCGGGGTCGGCATGACGCCGGAGGTGCGCGCCCGGCTCTTCCAGCCGTTCTTCACCACCAAGCGGTCGGGAGAAGGCACCGGCATGGGCCTGGCGGTGGTGCACGGCATCGTCACCTCCCACAAGGGCCGCATCGCCGTGGAGAGTTCGCCCCAGGGCGGCACGACCTTCACCATCCACCTGCCCCGCATCCCGCCGCTGGACCTGCGGCTGCCCGACTCACCCGACGGCGTCCTGCCGCCGCTGCCTCCGCGCTCCCGGCCCGACGCCGCGTGA
- a CDS encoding response regulator, whose translation MEAYKVLVVDDEPQVAHALRRLLRREGFDVQLAFNGEEALERLKVFSPDIVLTDFRMPGMTGSELLQRVKRSHPLALRLIISGYADFKSVVASVNEGEICRFISKPWDDAELVSYLVGLLRHRETMAQLYAPFRAAPQGVSAEVSPTDAALVLKVQVADPSFPAEQAVSIIERFAGLLADDSMKVVGGLLERFGGRLSFVAEVGGPQRLRLELPVRAEAAAAQVRSGVGEA comes from the coding sequence ATGGAAGCATACAAGGTGCTGGTGGTGGACGACGAGCCGCAGGTGGCGCACGCGCTGCGGCGCCTGCTGCGGCGTGAAGGATTCGACGTCCAGCTCGCGTTCAACGGAGAAGAGGCGCTCGAGCGTCTCAAGGTGTTCAGTCCGGACATCGTCCTGACGGACTTCCGGATGCCGGGAATGACGGGCAGTGAGCTGCTCCAGCGCGTCAAGCGCAGCCACCCCCTGGCGCTGCGCCTCATCATCTCCGGCTACGCCGACTTCAAGTCGGTGGTGGCGTCGGTGAACGAGGGAGAAATCTGTCGCTTCATCAGCAAGCCGTGGGACGACGCGGAGCTGGTGAGCTACCTGGTGGGCCTCTTGCGCCACCGCGAGACGATGGCCCAGTTATACGCGCCGTTCCGCGCCGCGCCCCAGGGCGTCAGCGCGGAGGTGAGCCCCACGGACGCGGCGCTCGTGTTGAAGGTGCAGGTGGCCGACCCGTCGTTCCCCGCCGAACAGGCCGTGTCCATCATCGAGCGCTTCGCGGGGCTGCTGGCGGACGACAGCATGAAGGTGGTGGGGGGGCTGCTGGAGCGCTTCGGCGGGCGGTTGTCGTTCGTGGCGGAGGTGGGCGGCCCCCAGCGGCTGCGGCTGGAGCTGCCGGTGCGCGCCGAGGCCGCGGCGGCCCAGGTCCGGTCCGGGGTCGGCGAGGCATGA
- a CDS encoding ABC transporter substrate-binding protein/permease codes for MSVVLAVVMLSCVGEPVGSGVERVKRAGVLTWGADAQGGEPYAMEDPDAPGGMRGFEVELADALARELGVRARFVQNDWSNLIPSLERGSFDVALNGIEVTPARSGRVLFTRPYYLFHLRLMARAKDASVTGMESLRGRRVGTLANSQAWDLLQGAGVQAVPYEGVEEPYIDLEQGRLDAVLMDDIIAQRYGMPRAALRVVGDVGEGYYAIALRPGDEALRAELDAALGRVARSGELRAIFQRWGIDNAAEQRMVEWTDAQTRELLSTTSAPRLGWGQLLLFLQASVVTLLVSVGAMALAVPLGMALSVSRLYGPAWLGRLAEVYVELFRGTPVLLQLYVLYYGLAGVLRLDALSAAILGLGLNYAAYEAEVYRAGVLSVPRGQFEAALALGMNTRLALRRVVMPQAFRVALPGMTNDFIALLKDSSLVSVISVVELTKRMTITAVDVRSWLLPGAVCAALYLAMSYPLSRLARRLEARLERG; via the coding sequence ATGTCGGTGGTGCTCGCGGTCGTCATGCTGTCGTGCGTCGGAGAGCCGGTGGGCTCGGGCGTGGAGCGCGTGAAGCGCGCGGGGGTGTTGACGTGGGGCGCGGACGCGCAGGGGGGCGAGCCCTACGCCATGGAGGACCCGGACGCGCCGGGGGGCATGCGCGGCTTCGAGGTGGAGCTGGCGGACGCGCTGGCGCGCGAGCTGGGCGTGCGCGCGCGCTTCGTCCAGAACGACTGGTCCAACCTGATTCCGTCGCTGGAGCGCGGCTCGTTCGACGTCGCGCTCAACGGCATCGAGGTGACGCCCGCGCGCAGCGGGCGCGTGCTCTTCACGCGGCCCTACTACCTGTTCCACCTGCGGCTGATGGCGCGGGCGAAGGACGCCAGCGTCACGGGCATGGAGTCGCTGCGCGGGCGGCGGGTGGGCACGCTGGCCAACTCGCAGGCGTGGGACCTGCTCCAGGGCGCCGGGGTGCAGGCGGTGCCCTACGAGGGCGTGGAGGAGCCCTATATCGACCTGGAGCAGGGGCGGCTGGACGCGGTGCTGATGGACGACATCATCGCCCAGCGCTACGGCATGCCGCGCGCGGCCCTGCGCGTGGTGGGCGACGTGGGCGAAGGCTACTACGCCATCGCGCTGCGCCCGGGGGACGAGGCGCTGCGCGCGGAGCTGGACGCGGCGCTGGGGCGCGTCGCCCGCTCGGGGGAGCTGCGCGCCATCTTCCAGCGCTGGGGCATCGACAACGCGGCGGAGCAGCGGATGGTGGAGTGGACGGACGCGCAGACGCGCGAGCTCTTGTCCACCACGAGCGCGCCGCGCCTGGGCTGGGGGCAGTTGCTGCTGTTCCTCCAGGCGTCGGTGGTGACGCTGCTCGTGTCGGTGGGCGCCATGGCGCTCGCCGTCCCCCTGGGCATGGCGCTGTCGGTGTCGCGACTGTACGGCCCCGCGTGGCTGGGGCGGCTGGCGGAGGTGTACGTGGAGTTGTTCCGGGGCACGCCGGTGCTGCTCCAGCTCTACGTCCTCTACTACGGCCTGGCGGGCGTGCTGCGGCTCGACGCGCTCAGCGCCGCCATCCTCGGCCTGGGGCTGAACTACGCGGCCTACGAGGCGGAGGTGTACCGGGCCGGCGTGTTGTCGGTGCCGCGTGGACAGTTCGAGGCCGCGCTGGCGCTGGGAATGAACACGCGGCTGGCGCTGCGCCGGGTCGTCATGCCGCAGGCCTTCCGCGTGGCGCTCCCGGGAATGACCAATGACTTCATCGCATTGTTGAAGGACAGTTCCCTGGTTTCGGTGATTTCCGTCGTGGAACTCACCAAGCGGATGACGATTACGGCGGTGGACGTTCGGAGTTGGCTGTTGCCGGGGGCGGTGTGCGCGGCGCTCTACCTGGCGATGAGCTACCCTCTGTCCCGCTTGGCGCGGCGGTTGGAAGCGAGGCTGGAACGCGGATGA
- a CDS encoding amino acid ABC transporter ATP-binding protein: MIEVKDLCKRYDGRTVLDGIDATFASGEVVALVGPSGGGKSTLLRCLNGLEPFDGGSIRVGDDVLAPGRVRARGERVCDLRRRVGFVFQQWHLFAHRTALGNVIEAPIHVRGLGVREATELGRALLDKVGLSHREGAYPSELSGGEQQRVAIARALAMEPEALLLDEPTSALDPERVGALVSLLGRLRDDGLTLVTVTHEMRFARELASRVMVLHGGRILEEGAPGQVLDHPLHERTRAFLGLGPVAPAARAPTPLALGRTSGAPVFPAASAGE, from the coding sequence ATGATCGAAGTGAAGGACCTGTGCAAGCGCTACGACGGGCGCACGGTGCTGGACGGCATCGACGCGACGTTCGCCTCGGGGGAGGTGGTGGCGTTGGTGGGGCCGTCGGGCGGTGGCAAGAGCACGCTGCTGCGGTGCCTCAACGGCCTGGAGCCCTTCGACGGCGGCTCCATCCGGGTTGGCGACGACGTGCTGGCCCCGGGGCGGGTCCGCGCGCGCGGTGAGCGGGTGTGCGACCTGCGCCGCCGTGTGGGCTTCGTGTTCCAGCAGTGGCACCTGTTCGCGCACCGCACCGCGCTGGGCAACGTCATCGAGGCCCCCATCCACGTCCGGGGCCTGGGTGTCCGGGAGGCCACGGAGCTGGGGCGTGCGCTGCTCGACAAGGTGGGCCTGTCGCACCGCGAGGGCGCCTACCCGTCCGAGCTGTCCGGTGGCGAGCAGCAGCGCGTGGCCATCGCCCGGGCGCTGGCGATGGAGCCGGAGGCGCTGCTGCTGGACGAGCCCACCAGCGCGCTGGACCCGGAGCGCGTGGGCGCGCTCGTGTCGCTGCTGGGGCGCCTGCGGGACGACGGGCTGACGCTGGTGACGGTGACGCACGAGATGCGCTTCGCCCGGGAGCTGGCGTCGCGGGTGATGGTGCTGCACGGCGGGCGCATCCTGGAGGAGGGCGCGCCGGGGCAGGTGCTGGACCATCCCCTGCACGAGCGCACGCGCGCCTTCCTGGGCCTGGGGCCGGTGGCGCCGGCGGCGCGCGCCCCCACGCCGCTGGCGCTGGGCAGAACGAGCGGGGCTCCGGTGTTTCCCGCCGCATCCGCGGGGGAATGA